In a genomic window of Ralstonia nicotianae:
- a CDS encoding helix-turn-helix transcriptional regulator: MSSDQTLDASGRPHLTPRDLALRWGKAEATIARYRSDGCGPRFLKIGGAVLYRQEDVERFELENLFASSSCRSEETERDIATCQPATAQYLQGAAE, encoded by the coding sequence ATGTCGTCTGACCAGACCCTCGACGCCTCCGGGCGTCCCCATCTGACCCCGCGAGACCTCGCCCTCCGCTGGGGCAAGGCCGAAGCCACTATCGCACGCTATCGCTCGGACGGTTGCGGCCCGCGATTCCTCAAGATCGGCGGCGCCGTGCTGTACCGCCAGGAAGACGTCGAGCGCTTCGAGCTCGAGAACCTCTTCGCCAGCTCGAGCTGCCGCTCCGAGGAAACCGAGCGTGACATCGCCACGTGCCAACCCGCTACAGCCCAGTACCTGCAAGGAGCCGCAGAATGA